The DNA window GTGATTGGTAGCCGATGGCCGACGCGTGCCAACCTCAGCCTGCCAGTGATCGGGCCAGCGCTGTGACCAACACCGTCATGGCTGCGGTACAGGCGGTCATGATTGTCACCATCCGCTTGATGAGGCTAGTCGTGGTCGTGGCCAGCTCCGTGCGCAGATTCGCCTCTACCTGCGTGAGCTCGGCTTTCAGGTTCGCTTCGACCTGGGCCAACTCGCCCTTGGTGGCCAGATTACCACTGAGGAGTTCCACCTGCTTTTCGGCCAGCGTCTCGGCTATGGACTCGGCCATGCCGGCAGACACCAAATCCCGCACAAAACGGTGGGTGTCAAACACCAGGCGTTCACTCATGCCGCTGAGCATAAGCGCCGGAGGGCGGGATGACAAGACGAGAACGCGCCTCGATCTCCTTATTTGGCCAGCAGGACTTCCTCGCGGCTCTCGCCACGAAAAATCTGGACGCGTACCGGGTCGGGATCGGGCTTCGCTGTTGCCGGTGGCGGGAGCAGGGTTCTGAGGCCGGTCGGCGGCCTATAGTCGGGTTGACCGGTCTGGCCGAGCGGGCGCAGAGCAAGGGATATACTGCCTCTGGTGGTGGCCAGCACGAGTCGGTCGGCCTCCGATGGCCGGACTTCGAGGGTTACGGTATCGTCGTCCTTCCACACGCCATTCTCCTCTGACTCCGGCTCACTGACGACGCTCTCAATACGGCGGCCAACGGCGACCACCCGGATATTTTGCAGGATCGTTCTGCTGAAGGAGTTGAGCTGACTCGCACCGTCCGAGGGGACCTGCATGGTGAAAATCACATCGACCCGGTCGCCGGGAGCAATCAGGCCGGCGTGGCTGGTCTCCTGATTGACCACGATGGTGGCGGCGCGGTGGTCGGGCAGGAGGGCGGCGGCCAGGAAACCTTCCTGGCCGGGACGTATCAGCGCCGCTGAGGTCAGCGGCATCCCGGCCAGTAGCGCGGTGCGGACCACCGCCCCGATCACTGCCGACGGTTCGGTCTGGTCTCTGCGCATATGGCTTGAGAACACGGTGTCGGCCTCAAGCGGAACGTAGGTAATATCGTTCGCCGTGAGTAGTGTGCCGACGAGCAGGTCACGAGCCGCGGCTATGACTTCAACCGGCGGAGGGCCGACCGGCTCGGGCGGCGGTAGTGGGGCCTCCACCGATCCGGGTGGTGGCAGGGCCTCCTGGCCGATATATAGCCACACGCTGCCCAGCAGGACGGTAGCGGGGACAATCACGACTAGCAGAACAAGCAGCAGAGTCCAGTATCTTCGCATAGGCTGTTGCTGTCCGTCATACGGAAAAGGCGCGGAGTGTCAAGAGGACGATGGCCGGCGGAGCGATGGCGACGGCGAAGGGGAGATTGGAGCGTAGCTGGCGGGTGTGCTCAAACGGCAACAGGGCGAACAGGGTTAGGCCGAGGCTGAACAGTCCCAGACCGATCAGAAAGAACGTCATATCGTACGAGCCAACCCACAAGCCGGCTGCGGCCATGAGCTTACCGTCGCCACCGCCGAGTCCACCGAGTGCGAATAAGACAAATCCCACCAGCAGCAGGACCGCACCGGTGAGCACATGGGTCCACAGCGGTGCCATGGCGTGCGCGTCGGCGAGCAGGGCGTGGAGCACGAACAGGGCCAGCAGACCGAGCGGTACACTGTCCGGGATCCAGCGGCGGGCGAGGTCGGAAACGAGAGCGACGCTGAAGAGCACGCAACAGGCCAGCAAGACAATGGACTCAAGCACGGCGCTGTTCTCTCTCAGCCCACCGCGCCGGACGGCATGCGCCTGCCACCTGGGCTAGGGCCTGGGCCGCCGCAGCCCGTCGAAGACCCGAAGCAACAAGGTGCGCATCTCCTCCTGAGCCTTGGGGGTATCGTCTGTGCGGGTGATATAGAGATTAAGTTTCGAAGAACATCGCCCAGACCAAGTGAGTCAAAGGGTCGAGCGGCAGCGGGTCCAGCACGCCTTCGGCTATCAACGGCTCAAGAGCCTGGCGGATCAGCTCCAGACCCACTCCGCTCTGTTGGATGGCTGTCCGACCCAGCACGACCGGGGCATCAATATGCATGATGCGGCACGCTCGGACTCGCCGCGCTTTCCACAACGGCGTGGCAGCCCGCCACTACCATTCCCTGCCACAGGTCTCCCCCAGCGCCCATATGCGCCTGCGTACGAATGATAGTCTCTCGGATAAGCGCCACTCGTTCCTCTTCATACACCGCGATGAAGAGGGCGACTTTGTCTTGATAGTGATAGTACAGTGCACCTCGGGTTATCCCAGCGTGGTCAATAAGCTGTTGGATTGAGGTATGCAGGTGGCCGTGTTTGGTAA is part of the Desulfurellaceae bacterium genome and encodes:
- a CDS encoding prepilin peptidase gives rise to the protein MRENSAVLESIVLLACCVLFSVALVSDLARRWIPDSVPLGLLALFVLHALLADAHAMAPLWTHVLTGAVLLLVGFVLFALGGLGGGDGKLMAAAGLWVGSYDMTFFLIGLGLFSLGLTLFALLPFEHTRQLRSNLPFAVAIAPPAIVLLTLRAFSV
- the cpaB gene encoding Flp pilus assembly protein CpaB, with amino-acid sequence MRRYWTLLLVLLVVIVPATVLLGSVWLYIGQEALPPPGSVEAPLPPPEPVGPPPVEVIAAARDLLVGTLLTANDITYVPLEADTVFSSHMRRDQTEPSAVIGAVVRTALLAGMPLTSAALIRPGQEGFLAAALLPDHRAATIVVNQETSHAGLIAPGDRVDVIFTMQVPSDGASQLNSFSRTILQNIRVVAVGRRIESVVSEPESEENGVWKDDDTVTLEVRPSEADRLVLATTRGSISLALRPLGQTGQPDYRPPTGLRTLLPPPATAKPDPDPVRVQIFRGESREEVLLAK
- a CDS encoding TetR/AcrR family transcriptional regulator, which gives rise to MTDVIPNAERSERTRRILLDSARELFTKHGHLHTSIQQLIDHAGITRGALYYHYQDKVALFIAVYEEERVALIRETIIRTQAHMGAGGDLWQGMVVAGCHAVVESAASPSVPHHAY